The Opitutaceae bacterium genome has a window encoding:
- a CDS encoding HDIG domain-containing protein, with product MATIEKTIKPTSRLRGRKRRRRTGSASGLFDFLEHSLVVSVIVFLLTVFSIVFISFVGVTPAGYQILPNQLASVRIIADAPFSYESALLTERNRQRMESQIPPVYRIDMDPYRKFETDLHDLLAETEVVAAGWSGESDEERTEQLSALAEVYNVRGGYRMTANDLATLMQYGDPEGRIRLLDTGLYILQEIYRAGVFDSRNSVAAAAPNTVPSFQILNDSGQARQARPQPLDDAQTFLRINLAAENIPPAIATAVFRLLRNGLVANLKFDPEASKELRETALNTLEPEVVVVEPGRSIIEPGTRVTPEQHEMLVAYQRFLSTSRQLPSGIDIQLVSRMILVLAMILTAVGYIRLEDPLTLQSNGRLSLLALVLVLNLGLVRASYEMATLPFFVGNPSASAILPYLAPTAFAPIIVATLIGGGPGLFSALLVSLFTGVMYGNRLDILVVSFLSSTVAILSSRNARFRGRIVRAGGYAGMAGAFFALLIGLADQITLNTIWRQMGAALGTGVFTGIVVVGLIPILESLFKRTTDITLIELADFNHPLLRRMQMEAPGTYHHSLMVATLSENAANAIGGNALLCRVGCMFHDIGKMVKPEYFTENQGEAGNPHDEKSPSFSALIIKSHVKEGVDMGVKNKLPRPIIDIIRQHHGTSLIWYFYHRALEAARATAGSEGGSNGSASSVSESTYRYDGPKPQFLESAIVFFADSVEAASRSLRKVTPQNIEELVDSIFDDRIRDGQLDECPITYAQVGAIKRSFNFTLLNSLHARIAYPKADKGGDQSTRNEPETAVSTPA from the coding sequence ATGGCCACGATTGAAAAGACGATCAAGCCGACCTCGCGGCTGAGGGGCCGGAAACGCCGTCGCCGGACCGGATCGGCTTCCGGTCTGTTCGACTTCCTCGAGCACAGCCTGGTCGTTTCCGTCATCGTCTTCCTTCTGACCGTCTTCTCCATCGTCTTCATCAGCTTCGTCGGCGTCACTCCGGCCGGCTATCAGATCCTGCCCAACCAGCTGGCCTCGGTCCGGATCATTGCCGACGCACCCTTCTCCTACGAGAGCGCCCTCCTGACCGAAAGGAACCGGCAGCGGATGGAGAGCCAGATTCCACCGGTCTACCGGATCGACATGGACCCCTACCGGAAATTCGAAACCGACCTGCACGACCTCCTCGCCGAGACCGAGGTCGTGGCGGCGGGGTGGTCCGGCGAGAGCGACGAGGAGCGGACGGAACAGCTCTCCGCCCTGGCCGAGGTCTACAATGTCCGGGGCGGCTACCGGATGACGGCAAACGATCTGGCCACACTCATGCAGTACGGCGACCCGGAAGGTCGTATCCGTCTTCTGGATACCGGACTCTACATCCTCCAGGAAATCTACCGGGCGGGTGTCTTCGATTCACGCAATTCGGTCGCCGCCGCCGCCCCGAACACCGTGCCCTCCTTCCAGATTCTCAATGATTCCGGGCAGGCCCGGCAGGCCCGCCCCCAGCCCCTCGACGACGCCCAGACCTTTCTCCGGATCAATCTGGCGGCCGAGAATATTCCGCCCGCCATTGCCACCGCCGTCTTCCGGCTGCTGCGCAACGGTCTGGTGGCCAACCTCAAGTTCGATCCCGAAGCCAGCAAGGAACTCAGGGAGACCGCCCTGAACACCCTTGAGCCGGAGGTTGTTGTGGTCGAGCCGGGACGCAGCATCATCGAGCCCGGCACCCGGGTGACGCCGGAGCAGCACGAGATGCTCGTCGCCTACCAGCGGTTTCTCAGCACGAGCCGGCAGCTGCCGAGCGGGATCGATATCCAGCTGGTCAGTCGGATGATTCTTGTCCTCGCCATGATCCTGACCGCGGTCGGCTACATCCGCCTCGAGGATCCCCTGACTCTGCAAAGCAACGGGCGGCTCAGTCTCCTCGCCCTGGTCCTCGTGCTCAATCTCGGCCTGGTGCGGGCGAGTTACGAAATGGCCACCCTGCCGTTCTTCGTCGGCAATCCATCCGCCTCCGCCATCCTCCCCTACCTCGCACCCACGGCTTTCGCCCCGATCATCGTGGCCACCCTGATCGGCGGAGGTCCCGGGCTTTTTTCCGCTCTGCTCGTCTCCCTTTTCACCGGGGTCATGTACGGCAATCGGCTGGATATCCTGGTCGTGTCCTTCCTCAGTTCGACCGTGGCCATCCTGAGCAGCCGCAACGCCCGCTTTCGCGGCCGCATCGTCCGCGCCGGAGGCTATGCGGGCATGGCCGGCGCCTTCTTCGCCCTCCTCATCGGCCTGGCCGATCAGATCACCCTCAACACCATCTGGCGCCAGATGGGCGCGGCTCTCGGCACCGGCGTCTTCACCGGGATCGTCGTGGTCGGACTGATTCCCATTCTTGAGAGTCTCTTCAAACGGACCACCGACATCACCCTGATCGAGCTGGCCGATTTCAACCACCCGCTCCTGCGGCGAATGCAGATGGAGGCCCCCGGCACCTACCATCACAGCCTGATGGTCGCAACCCTCTCCGAGAACGCCGCCAACGCGATCGGTGGCAACGCCCTGCTCTGCCGGGTCGGCTGCATGTTCCATGACATCGGGAAAATGGTGAAGCCGGAATACTTCACCGAGAACCAGGGCGAAGCCGGCAATCCCCACGACGAGAAGTCGCCGTCCTTCAGCGCCCTCATCATCAAGAGCCACGTCAAGGAAGGCGTCGACATGGGCGTGAAGAACAAGCTCCCCCGCCCCATCATCGACATCATCCGTCAGCACCACGGAACCAGCCTGATCTGGTACTTCTACCACCGGGCCCTCGAGGCGGCCCGGGCCACCGCCGGCTCCGAGGGCGGCTCCAACGGATCCGCATCGTCGGTCAGCGAGTCCACCTACCGCTACGACGGACCCAAGCCGCAGTTCCTCGAGAGCGCCATCGTATTCTTTGCCGACTCGGTCGAGGCGGCCAGCCGGTCCCTGCGCAAGGTGACCCCGCAGAATATCGAGGAGCTGGTCGACAGTATTTTCGATGACCGGATCCGCGACGGACAACTCGATGAATGTCCGATCACCTACGCCCAGGTGGGCGCGATCAAGCGCAGCTTCAACTTCACGCTGCTCAATTCCCTTCACGCCAGGATCGCCTATCCCAAGGCCGACAAGGGCGGTGACCAATCGACCCGGAATGAACCCGAAACCGCGGTCAGTACACCTGCATAA
- the ybeY gene encoding rRNA maturation RNase YbeY produces the protein MNPKPRSVHLHNGCPGLKVPVATTRRLFQTLDAFGRWPVPPGSLSVAFLDRDTMCQVHESFLQDGGLTDVITFEGDPDGGLAGEICVSPDQALAFKGSRRLPFAEELTLYLVHGYLHLAGLDDLDPAKRRRMRAAERQAMTHLREAGAIPAFTCRRP, from the coding sequence ATGAACCCGAAACCGCGGTCAGTACACCTGCATAACGGGTGCCCCGGCCTGAAAGTGCCGGTCGCCACGACCCGGCGGCTCTTTCAGACCCTCGATGCGTTCGGCCGTTGGCCCGTTCCTCCGGGTTCACTTTCCGTCGCCTTCCTCGATCGCGATACCATGTGCCAGGTGCACGAGAGTTTCCTCCAGGACGGCGGCCTGACCGATGTGATCACCTTCGAAGGTGACCCGGACGGCGGCCTCGCCGGCGAAATCTGCGTCTCGCCCGACCAGGCTCTCGCTTTCAAGGGCTCGCGCCGCCTCCCCTTTGCCGAGGAGCTCACCCTCTACCTCGTCCATGGCTACCTTCACCTGGCCGGTCTCGACGACCTTGATCCGGCCAAACGCCGCCGGATGCGTGCAGCCGAGCGCCAGGCCATGACCCATCTCCGCGAGGCCGGGGCCATCCCGGCCTTCACCTGCCGGCGTCCCTGA
- a CDS encoding HIT domain-containing protein codes for MEHLHAYWRMEYIEAPKTPESRNPFAELPGRNDDRSTLIVHRTSHCYLVLNRFPYNAGHLLAIPYREVARLDDLEPEERLDLMNLLVTATDLLSRAIHPDGFNIGLNLGNAAGAGIPTHLHFHIVPRWGGDTNFMPVIGNTRVLPQSLDAMWERLMAVGKPN; via the coding sequence ATGGAGCACCTGCATGCCTACTGGCGGATGGAATACATCGAAGCGCCCAAGACTCCGGAAAGCCGCAATCCCTTTGCCGAGCTTCCCGGACGCAATGATGACCGGTCGACCCTGATCGTTCATCGGACGTCCCATTGCTATCTCGTGCTCAACCGCTTCCCTTACAACGCAGGGCATCTCCTCGCCATTCCCTACCGCGAAGTGGCCCGGCTCGATGACCTGGAGCCGGAGGAACGCCTCGACCTGATGAATCTCCTGGTCACGGCGACCGACCTCCTGAGTCGGGCCATCCATCCCGACGGTTTCAATATCGGACTCAACCTCGGCAATGCGGCCGGAGCGGGTATCCCGACCCACCTGCACTTCCACATCGTGCCACGCTGGGGAGGTGACACCAATTTCATGCCGGTGATCGGCAACACCCGGGTGCTCCCCCAATCCCTTGATGCGATGTGGGAACGCCTGATGGCAGTCGGGAAACCGAACTGA
- a CDS encoding AAA family ATPase — MSEFLETKKISDAKSALDRLKGNIKQYIRGKDDVIDQIIICLIAPGHVLIEDLPGVGKTTLAYCLSRSIACKFSRIQFTSDLLPSDVTGVSIYDDHLREFVFKPGPIFANFVLADEINRATPKTQSSLLEVMDRGKVSVDGATHAIDAPFMVLATQNPVDYEGTFPLPESQMDRFLMRLQMGYPSIEDEFDILKAAHRNYDTIDLEPVVTREEICAIQALVPQVFVEDSVMEYILKIVTATRTESEFKAGVSVRGCLSLKLAAQASALAAGRDFVLPDDIARTVINVLVHRLGLRRSSSDTLEERRVVSSAVRRILSAIPVPL; from the coding sequence ATGAGCGAATTCCTCGAAACAAAGAAGATCAGTGATGCCAAGTCGGCTCTCGACCGGCTGAAAGGCAACATCAAGCAGTACATCAGGGGCAAGGACGATGTCATCGACCAGATCATCATCTGCCTGATCGCTCCAGGTCATGTCCTGATCGAGGACCTTCCCGGTGTCGGCAAGACGACGCTCGCCTATTGCCTTTCGCGGTCGATCGCCTGCAAATTCTCCCGGATTCAGTTCACCAGCGACCTCCTGCCCAGCGATGTCACCGGTGTCTCCATTTACGACGACCACCTGCGGGAGTTTGTCTTCAAGCCCGGTCCCATCTTCGCGAACTTCGTCCTGGCCGATGAGATCAACCGGGCCACGCCGAAAACCCAGTCCAGCCTCCTGGAGGTGATGGACCGCGGGAAGGTTTCCGTGGACGGGGCGACCCATGCGATCGACGCGCCTTTCATGGTGCTGGCGACGCAGAACCCGGTCGATTATGAGGGAACGTTTCCATTGCCGGAGAGCCAGATGGACCGCTTTCTCATGCGACTCCAGATGGGCTACCCGAGTATTGAGGACGAGTTCGACATCCTGAAGGCGGCCCATCGCAACTACGACACAATCGACCTGGAGCCGGTCGTGACCCGCGAGGAGATCTGCGCCATCCAGGCGCTTGTTCCCCAGGTTTTTGTGGAGGACTCGGTCATGGAGTACATCCTGAAGATCGTGACCGCCACCCGGACGGAGAGCGAATTCAAGGCCGGGGTGAGCGTCCGGGGCTGTCTCTCGCTCAAACTGGCCGCCCAGGCATCCGCCCTGGCGGCCGGGCGGGACTTTGTCCTTCCGGATGATATTGCCCGGACCGTCATCAACGTCCTGGTGCACCGCCTGGGTCTGCGAAGGTCCTCGTCCGACACCCTGGAGGAGCGGCGGGTGGTTTCCAGTGCGGTCCGCCGGATTCTCTCCGCCATTCCGGTTCCACTTTGA
- a CDS encoding deoxyhypusine synthase yields the protein MPATKADFLKETIVQLDIRKHNVVPLVDAMGDMAFTARDLNRAAGIYEMMLRDEDCGVILVLAGSLFSAGLKRVVYDLVDNDLVDAIVSTGALIVDQDFFEGLGFKHYKGSKWVDDNEMRDLHIDRIYDTFIDEDELRICDDTVGRICDSLEKRPYSSREFIWEMGRYLEEHGSKTDDCIVHACYRKDVPIFVPAFSDCSAGFGFVMHQSKNRESCVSLDSAKDFLELTDIKLANPTTGILMVGGGVPKNFTQDIVVAADLLDPSKADMHKYAVQITVADERDGALSGSTLREASSWGKVSTVFEQMVFSEATLALPLVAGYGYHKMKDEKRRARRFGKLYQTVVSPV from the coding sequence ATGCCAGCAACCAAAGCCGATTTTCTCAAGGAAACCATTGTCCAGCTGGACATCAGGAAACACAACGTCGTGCCTCTGGTGGACGCCATGGGTGACATGGCATTCACCGCCCGCGACCTCAATCGGGCGGCGGGGATCTACGAGATGATGCTTCGGGATGAGGATTGCGGGGTGATTCTGGTCTTGGCCGGGTCTCTCTTTTCCGCGGGCCTGAAGCGGGTGGTTTATGATCTGGTGGACAACGATCTGGTTGACGCCATCGTCTCAACTGGGGCGCTCATCGTGGATCAGGATTTCTTCGAAGGCCTTGGTTTCAAGCACTACAAGGGTTCGAAGTGGGTTGACGACAATGAGATGCGCGATCTGCACATCGACCGGATCTACGACACTTTCATCGACGAGGACGAGCTCCGGATCTGTGATGATACCGTGGGCAGGATCTGCGACAGTCTGGAGAAACGGCCGTATTCGTCCCGCGAATTCATCTGGGAGATGGGTCGTTATCTCGAAGAACATGGCAGCAAGACGGACGATTGCATCGTGCATGCCTGTTACCGGAAGGATGTCCCGATTTTCGTGCCGGCGTTCAGTGATTGCTCGGCGGGTTTTGGCTTCGTCATGCACCAATCGAAGAACCGGGAGAGCTGCGTGAGTCTGGATTCGGCCAAGGATTTCCTGGAATTGACCGACATCAAACTGGCCAACCCGACAACAGGCATCCTGATGGTCGGGGGCGGGGTTCCGAAGAATTTCACGCAGGATATCGTGGTTGCGGCGGACCTGCTGGATCCGAGCAAGGCGGACATGCACAAGTATGCCGTCCAGATCACGGTGGCCGATGAGCGGGACGGAGCCCTTTCGGGATCCACCCTGCGAGAGGCGAGTTCCTGGGGCAAGGTGTCGACCGTCTTTGAACAGATGGTTTTCAGTGAAGCGACCCTCGCCCTGCCTCTGGTGGCCGGTTACGGCTATCACAAGATGAAGGACGAAAAGCGCAGGGCGCGCCGTTTCGGCAAGCTCTACCAGACGGTGGTTTCTCCGGTCTGA
- a CDS encoding MTAP family purine nucleoside phosphorylase gives MRIGFLSGTSIARSSLFDGWSMGEVDTPHGPVSVRSGSGHHLINRHGFAAPVPPHAINHRANLSAFEVLGVEAIVSLQSVGSLKADLPPGTLISCDDYVSFAPITFSDDRPTAFAPQVPNNLVPRIVEASAEPIRTGKVYIQTRGPRFETRAEVRILQAWGDVVGMTMAHEADLANELGIPYNSLCMIDNFAHGLDGEPLSAEAFHRQVAGNLAKVETLFRDLLDAFGG, from the coding sequence ATGAGGATCGGGTTTCTCAGTGGAACCAGCATCGCCCGCTCCAGCCTCTTTGACGGTTGGTCGATGGGTGAGGTGGATACCCCCCATGGCCCCGTGTCGGTCCGCTCGGGTTCCGGACACCACCTGATCAACCGTCACGGGTTTGCTGCTCCGGTTCCCCCGCATGCCATCAATCACCGGGCCAATCTTTCAGCCTTCGAGGTGCTCGGGGTGGAGGCGATTGTTTCGCTGCAGTCGGTCGGGTCGCTCAAGGCGGATCTGCCGCCCGGCACCCTGATCTCCTGCGACGACTATGTGAGTTTCGCTCCGATCACCTTTTCGGATGACCGGCCGACCGCTTTTGCACCGCAGGTGCCCAACAACCTGGTTCCACGGATCGTGGAGGCTTCGGCCGAGCCCATCCGGACCGGCAAGGTCTATATCCAGACGCGGGGGCCGCGTTTTGAAACCCGGGCTGAAGTCCGGATCCTGCAGGCGTGGGGTGATGTTGTCGGAATGACCATGGCCCATGAGGCGGACCTCGCCAACGAATTGGGCATCCCCTACAATTCCCTTTGCATGATCGACAATTTCGCGCACGGCCTGGACGGAGAGCCCCTTTCAGCCGAGGCCTTTCACCGGCAGGTGGCCGGGAATCTGGCCAAGGTGGAGACGCTTTTCCGTGACCTGCTCGATGCCTTCGGCGGGTGA
- a CDS encoding PhoH family protein: MAKKTFHFQNPRFLNQLYCGNEENLALLERTLNLQVVTREDWLTVEGEPEAVAKAEALLDLLQEGRNQGLVVKNADFLHMLNGVANGHAEQYRSLFEPAVVIRTSRRTIIPKTIGQKRYLQAIKDCEIVFGIGPAGTGKTYLAMAAAVDALRSNEVQKIILTRPAVEAGEALGFLPGDLTEKIEPYLRPLYDALDDMLDKDDAARLMEKGLIEIAPLAYMRGRTLSNAFVILDEAQNTTPEQMMMFLTRLGDQSRMVVTGDVTQIDLPRSKSSGLLQVKRILTDIEGIRFHLFGEADVVRHPLVQRIIAAYELFHASPEGSEAHR, from the coding sequence ATGGCCAAAAAGACCTTCCATTTCCAGAACCCCCGCTTCCTCAACCAGCTCTACTGCGGGAATGAGGAGAACCTTGCGCTCCTTGAACGAACCCTGAACCTTCAGGTTGTCACCCGGGAGGACTGGCTTACGGTCGAAGGGGAGCCCGAGGCCGTGGCCAAGGCGGAGGCCCTCCTCGACCTCCTCCAGGAGGGGCGCAACCAGGGACTGGTCGTCAAGAACGCGGATTTCCTCCACATGCTCAACGGCGTGGCCAATGGCCACGCCGAGCAGTACCGGTCCCTCTTCGAACCGGCGGTTGTCATCCGGACGAGCCGACGCACCATCATCCCCAAGACCATCGGCCAGAAGCGTTACCTCCAGGCGATCAAGGATTGCGAGATCGTCTTCGGGATCGGCCCGGCCGGTACGGGAAAGACCTATCTGGCCATGGCCGCCGCCGTCGATGCCCTCCGGAGCAACGAGGTTCAGAAGATCATCCTCACCCGTCCCGCGGTCGAAGCCGGAGAAGCACTCGGTTTCCTTCCCGGCGATCTGACGGAAAAGATCGAACCCTATCTCCGGCCCCTCTATGATGCGCTCGACGATATGCTCGACAAAGACGATGCGGCGCGCCTGATGGAGAAGGGCCTGATTGAAATCGCCCCGTTGGCCTACATGCGCGGACGCACCCTGAGCAATGCCTTTGTCATTCTCGACGAAGCCCAGAACACCACCCCCGAACAGATGATGATGTTTCTGACCCGACTCGGAGACCAGAGCCGGATGGTCGTGACGGGGGATGTCACCCAGATCGACCTGCCCCGTTCCAAGTCCTCCGGACTCCTTCAGGTCAAACGCATCCTGACCGATATCGAGGGCATCCGTTTCCACCTCTTCGGCGAGGCCGATGTGGTCCGCCATCCACTCGTCCAGCGGATCATTGCCGCCTACGAACTCTTCCACGCGAGCCCGGAAGGCTCCGAGGCCCATCGCTGA
- a CDS encoding ABC transporter substrate-binding protein, translating to MQKSAAETVTRYLFLGFLLILGPHLAEAQPHRVVSQTVGTDELLLAVADPGQIAALSHLARDSDFSAIATEAGAYPILQVNGDAEDILQYAPTLALVADYSRHELVEQVRRAGVEVMVFDQYDTLEETYANLRRLAKALGTEERAEAVISACRERVARLASTLADQEPVKVIAPSTYGVIAGSRTTFQDLCDHAAAENLAATLGELVGHVPPPNERMLIWPIDIVVVAGETFDDALAPYRDLPPYSLMPAVREGRAVALKPWHLGCVSHYRIEAYEYFARALHPDAFRP from the coding sequence ATGCAGAAGTCTGCTGCTGAAACGGTGACGCGTTATCTGTTTCTGGGATTCCTCCTCATCCTCGGACCCCACCTTGCTGAGGCCCAGCCGCATCGGGTCGTTTCCCAGACGGTCGGAACGGATGAGCTGCTGCTGGCAGTGGCCGATCCCGGGCAGATTGCCGCCCTCAGCCATCTTGCCCGTGATTCCGATTTCTCCGCCATCGCCACCGAAGCCGGGGCTTATCCGATCCTGCAGGTCAACGGCGATGCCGAAGACATCCTGCAATATGCGCCCACCCTTGCCCTTGTCGCCGATTACAGCCGGCACGAATTGGTCGAACAGGTCCGGCGCGCCGGGGTCGAGGTGATGGTCTTTGATCAATACGATACTCTTGAGGAGACCTACGCCAATCTGCGGCGTCTGGCCAAGGCCCTCGGCACCGAGGAACGCGCCGAGGCCGTGATTTCCGCTTGCCGGGAACGCGTCGCCCGCCTCGCCTCGACCCTGGCCGACCAAGAACCGGTCAAGGTGATCGCCCCCTCCACCTACGGGGTCATCGCAGGCAGCCGAACCACCTTTCAGGATCTTTGCGATCACGCCGCCGCCGAGAACCTCGCGGCCACCCTCGGCGAACTCGTCGGTCATGTCCCCCCTCCCAATGAGCGCATGCTGATCTGGCCGATCGACATCGTCGTGGTGGCCGGCGAGACCTTCGACGACGCGCTGGCTCCCTACCGGGATCTGCCCCCCTATTCTCTCATGCCGGCGGTTCGGGAAGGCCGCGCTGTCGCCCTCAAACCCTGGCATCTGGGATGCGTCTCCCATTATCGGATCGAGGCCTACGAATACTTCGCCCGCGCCCTTCATCCCGACGCCTTCCGCCCATGA
- a CDS encoding TonB-dependent receptor yields MNSDSRRFSIFPVHPFLVATALLCGTALPVLHGQAAPPIQLDEMVVSAQRSAHPIQQTPSSITLVALDELFQAGTTRMTEALAGQPGTTVVNTGATGSQSSVFLRGASSHQTLFLVDGIRMNDRSAAYPNVLGSSDLVGLDRLEVLRGPQGTLYGSSAMGGVIALQTVRGVDGTTGRIQAEYGSFQTFSASAAVAGGVDSLGYSFSAARMQTDNDRPQNSFESWTYSGRFEGQVTQSLLIGATLRGLTSTYEEPGATTFPFPGTADLENNLITVYGEFGLSETFTSRLTGGYYLKDYTFTSDFGASPSENSRQVVDWQNTIEAASGLEIIAGLNYEKSRFEPAGRVTRDDDFALYLSALYRPVDAVTLTAGIRHDDFESVGGATTWRTGISWMATSTTHFRGTVGTGFSAPGSEDRYGVPAWGQLANPEIQPETSTGWDAGIDQEFPVVKTTLSATVFANRYHDLFEYQIVDWNTYEGMVVNRARASTEGVEFAVVSQPHPLVSTRLSYTWLDAVNDTDGTRLIRRPRHTLDASVQLADADRWSVGLGLRAVADRTDQVGVDPDDFVVLRAFGRFRIREQFVLTARVENLLNDDYEEVAGYPALPFGAFGGVEWTF; encoded by the coding sequence ATGAATTCGGATTCACGACGCTTCTCCATTTTCCCCGTTCACCCCTTCCTGGTGGCAACCGCTCTGCTCTGCGGAACGGCCCTGCCCGTTCTCCATGGCCAGGCCGCGCCCCCGATCCAACTCGATGAAATGGTCGTCTCCGCCCAGCGATCGGCCCATCCGATCCAGCAGACTCCGAGCAGCATCACCCTGGTTGCACTCGATGAGTTGTTCCAGGCGGGCACGACCCGGATGACCGAAGCCCTTGCCGGGCAACCCGGGACGACGGTTGTCAATACTGGAGCGACCGGTTCACAGAGCTCGGTCTTTCTTCGCGGGGCCAGCAGCCATCAAACCCTCTTCCTGGTTGACGGGATCCGCATGAACGACCGTTCGGCCGCCTATCCAAATGTCCTCGGATCGTCGGACCTCGTCGGCCTCGATCGACTCGAGGTCCTACGCGGACCGCAGGGGACGCTCTACGGCAGTTCGGCCATGGGTGGGGTCATCGCTCTCCAGACCGTCCGTGGTGTCGACGGAACCACCGGTCGGATTCAGGCCGAGTATGGCTCATTCCAAACCTTTTCCGCTTCGGCTGCGGTGGCCGGAGGTGTCGATTCCCTCGGCTACAGCTTTTCGGCGGCCCGGATGCAGACCGACAACGACCGACCGCAGAATTCTTTCGAGAGCTGGACCTACAGCGGCCGCTTCGAGGGTCAGGTGACGCAGAGTCTTCTTATCGGCGCCACCCTGCGGGGGCTGACCAGCACCTACGAGGAACCCGGCGCCACCACCTTCCCATTTCCTGGAACGGCCGACCTCGAAAACAACCTGATCACCGTTTATGGGGAATTCGGATTGTCCGAAACCTTCACCTCCCGGTTGACCGGCGGGTATTATCTCAAGGACTACACCTTCACCTCCGACTTCGGGGCGAGTCCGTCGGAGAACAGTCGTCAGGTCGTCGACTGGCAGAACACCATCGAGGCCGCTTCGGGGTTGGAGATCATCGCCGGGCTCAACTACGAGAAGTCCAGGTTCGAACCCGCCGGAAGGGTTACCCGAGACGATGACTTTGCCCTTTACCTGTCCGCCCTCTATCGCCCCGTCGACGCCGTGACCCTGACCGCAGGAATCCGTCATGATGATTTCGAGTCGGTCGGCGGCGCCACCACCTGGCGGACCGGCATTTCCTGGATGGCTACCTCGACCACTCACTTTCGGGGCACCGTCGGCACCGGTTTCAGCGCCCCCGGTTCCGAAGACCGCTACGGAGTCCCCGCCTGGGGTCAGCTTGCCAATCCCGAGATCCAACCGGAAACATCCACCGGTTGGGACGCCGGCATCGACCAGGAATTCCCCGTCGTCAAGACCACCCTTTCCGCCACCGTCTTCGCCAACCGTTACCACGATCTCTTCGAATACCAGATCGTCGACTGGAACACCTACGAGGGGATGGTTGTCAACCGGGCTCGCGCCTCGACCGAAGGGGTGGAATTCGCCGTTGTCTCCCAACCTCACCCGCTGGTATCCACCCGACTCAGCTACACCTGGCTGGACGCGGTCAACGACACCGACGGCACCCGTCTCATCCGCCGACCCAGGCACACCCTCGACGCGTCTGTTCAGCTGGCCGACGCCGACCGCTGGTCCGTGGGTCTGGGTTTGCGGGCCGTGGCGGACCGCACCGATCAGGTCGGGGTGGACCCCGACGATTTTGTCGTCCTGCGGGCCTTTGGCCGCTTCAGAATCCGGGAGCAGTTCGTCCTGACCGCCCGGGTCGAGAATCTGCTCAATGACGATTACGAGGAGGTGGCGGGTTATCCGGCTCTGCCCTTCGGGGCATTTGGAGGTGTGGAATGGACTTTTTGA